The region GGGTGGGTTCTTCAGAGCCGCCTGCAGCGCGGCCATCATGTTCCCTGTGCCGGGGGTTAAGGAGCAGCAGCGGGCAGcgctccctcagcacccaccCGGGCGGGGGGCGCCCATCCGCGGCCCGTCGGGGGAGCGGCACCGCCTCGCTCCCGTCAGCCGGCCCGCTCCCTGCCGGCCCGTTCCTGTCAGCCCGCCCGCGACCGTTTCCTCCCCCACCCTCCTCTCGCCCGGCGCCGGAAGGATATTGCCTGAGGCACGAATCCACCTCGCCCTCATCGGGACCAGCTTGCCCGTCGCCTCCATCCTCCTCATCCACGAACTTGTTCTCGTCGTACTCGTCCACGTCCACCCGGCGGAAGCGGGCCGATGACACGGTGTGCTTGGCCATGGCCGCCCGCTCGCTGCCGCCTCCGCGCTGTGCCGCCCCGCCCGTCCCCGGGCGCAGGCGCCTACCGCCGGCCGCACTGCGCAGGCGCGCTGCGGGGCCCGCTCTCGCGGCGCGAGAAGATCTCTCGGGGTGAGGCGAGCGGCCATTGGTCAGCCCGGCGCGCCGTTACCGTGGTGACGGGGCGGGCGCCGCCGCCTCAGCCGTGAGAGGAGCGCTGCTATTACAGCCCCGGCTCACTTGGCGGCCTGTGCCCGCGCCTCACCGCTCCTTTTGAGAAGAAACCGTCCtcatacccaacctgaacctcccctggtgcgACTTGAGGTCATCGCCTCTTACCCTGTCGgtgttacctgggagcagaggccaactccacctcactacagcctcctttcaggcaattacagagagcaatgaggtctcccctgagctcctcttctccacactgccCCACCCcgttccctcagccgctccccatcacactgtgccccacacagctccatccacttctctggacacaatccagggcctcagtgtctttcttgcccagaactgaacacagcactcgtACCATTATCCTCACAGTCAGTTATTTTTCAAGTTCTGCAGTTGTTCCCTGCATTTACATTCATCAGAAGCAATATCATTGTGAGGTTTTTGGCTGTTTGTGCTCTTGGTTTTACAGCCTGGAGGTGGTTTGGGTAATGTCACCTTCGCTGTCGGTTCCTGCTGGCCAGCAGCGCTTCAGGATAATGACTTTCACTGATTAACTCCTTAGGCATTTTTAAATGCCTTACAACATTTACAGGTCTGGGGTGGAGATGTTCCCTGTGGGAGGACAGAAACAAGCCTGGGAAAAGCACTGAGTGGCTTTGAGACACGGGATGTGGCAGGCTGCCCTTTGTCACTGGTAAAGGCTGCTGGAAGGCAGggtgagggaaagaaaaggccTTTGGGTTTTGCTGCACAGCAGGCTCTCCGTGTGTTGCTTGTGGAAATGCTTTCCTACAGTAGGTTTTCACTCCTCTTAAGTTGTTAATTTGATGTGGATTCTGTCGATCTGATAAGGTTCCTGGCGGTGAAGCTGGATGCTGAAGCATTGACCCCGGGATGCCGTACACAAAGTTGGAGAGGAGGTGACACCGAGTCCCCGTAGGCAGTGGTTGCAGTGTGACCTGTGGCCACAGGCTGgccaggctgtgcagggctTGGCGGTTCCATGTGGCCGTGGGGAAGCTGTCCTCGGTGTGGTAAGGCTGGGAGAAGTAGAGGCAGAGCGTTGTTTCTGGGTACTTCAGCAAGAAATTGTAGATTTTACTTACGCAGCAGTGGTAAGCCTCGTTACAAGGAGAGTAATTTGAATAGAGGGTGATGCAGCCAATGTTTCTGTAGGCATGTATCACTGCATCCAGATAACCGTCTGCCTCAAACAGCATGGATTCCGGGTGGTtgtcctgctcagcacagctggtggCGTGGCCCTTTTGGACTACGGTGCCAGAGAAGCTCTTTAGTTCGTAGAAGAGAAGGTGGTGGGTTTGTGGATGTGCTGTGGTTCTGCATGGGAATCCAAAGGCCCTGAGAAACTCTGCGTATGGAACTCTTGCTTCTTCACCTGTCCGTATGTGGTAGGGACACTTAGCACAGGTTTGGCTCCATGTCTGCCAGCAATAAGGCTTTACCACAGTGCCCTGGTTTGTCAGATACTCTTGGAAAATTTTCTGTCCTGGATTCATGTTCTGTTAGAAATCTCCCTGCTTATGTGCTGTAGAGCTGACGGTCctgaataaaaaaatgaaagcagtattGCAATTAAATCCTTTGATTGCTTTTCCACATaaactgcaaaaatgaaagTGGATAACCTCTTCCAAAATGTGGACTACTGAAACTCGTGGCCTGGGGTGGAATGTTGATCCATAACGCAGAGAACAAAGCTCGCCTGCTGCCTGGGAGCCATTCTGAGTTTACAGACCATTCTTTTTGCTAAAAACACAAGGCAAAACTATTTATCTGGCTTCTGCCCTCTTACCCCAGACAGGAGAGGCTGCATGGTGAAAACAGCCCCACTTTTCCAGAGTTAGCAGGTGAGTCTTTTGCAATCAGgcagaacaaacaaataaataccaaccaaaggaaaaggaataaagCTGTAATTACCatctctgcagctccagctcaggGCTGTAGTAAATATCTGATAGTAAATATCTTATTTCCTCCGCTGGCTTTTTAAGATGGTTCAGAGTTTCCACACCAGTGAATATTGCAAGCTTACTTGTCCAAGCTGCTTGATGAAAGACTCCTTCTTGCTGTGGtttggcagctgagctgcagaaggatCTTTCCCAAAGGTGGTGCCTTTGCTCCACTTGTGCTAGGGACAGCAGGCAGGTTCCTTTGGCTGTGTACAGGTGCCCAGTGCTAGGAGACGGGAATACAAACAggattttctttcctacttcCAGCCACCTGCAGTGGTTAAGCTGCTGTTCTTTGCCTGTCAAGATTTGTTTCCTGCCTTATTAagcttcctttgtttctttagtGCTGCTTTGATACAAGATTTTTACAGCTGTGAGATGAATGTTGTTCTAATGGATATGTTACTAAATTCGATTCTAGGTCACTTATTTCTGTGTGTTCCTGCCTGATGTGCCAGGTGAGCAGAGAGCTCctgttttacttctgctttcatttgaaGGCAGCAGCGTTGCCCCTGCACTGAGAGGTTTATGCCCCTGGCTGAGGCTGTAATTGAAGCAAACAGCAGGCCGTTCCGTGAGCAAGCTGCAGGTGCTTGCTTTGCATGGGCAGGGCTCCAGATGAGTGCAGACATGAGTTTTGTGGGGATGGGCAGCTTTTGAGGCAGACGATTGATTTTCCTCCCTGCCACTTTAACTGAGTCACTCACCATCCCTGGACTCAGTTTAATTCTGTCACTACTTTTCTggatttacattttttccatctgcaTCTTTTACTTATTACAGTTTGCTTCTGCATTCCGCACCGTGTTGTCCTCtgtcagtatttcattttcttcttaaattacTAATgattcatttgctttgttttccactcCTGACTCTATGCCAACATccatctgttttcctgtgttggggCTCTTTCCTGATCCGGGCCATTGTTCTGTTCTCATTCAGATTACTTCTAAAGATTGGCTTCCTGACATCAAGAACGCTGCATTTGTCATTTTTGATGTTTCTATACCATTTTTGATGCCGGTGATGACTGTGCAATGCAGTGTAATCATGGCAAGGGTGAGCGtatctcagaaaatgaaagaagtgtGTTTGCTGCCTAGCATTTGTTcggaggagggccacagaaatgaccCAAGGGATGGATCACCTCCCtgtgagggcaggctgagagctggggctgtgcagcatggggaggagaaggctctggggaggcctgagagcagcctgtcagtatGTAAAgtggggctgtaagaaagaaggggacaaacaCTTCAGcggggtctgttgtgacaggatgagggaaatggtttcaaactgtaAGAGTGGAGGTTTAGAtgggatataaggaagaagttttttatgataagggtggtgaggcagcgGCACAacctgcccagaaaggtggtggtgccccatcccagcagacagccaaggtcaggctggacgggctgtgagcactgatggagctgtgggtgtccctgctcagttcAGGGGGGGTTGGGGCAGATGGCCTTTAAGTggcccttccagctcaaacggttctatgattccacgatGCAAAGAGCAGGACTGAAGAAGGGAGTGTTTTTCGTTGTGGAGAGGGGCGTTATGAGACCacctctgcagctctcctgcaggtCGCCTCCCTTCAGAAAGCTGCACGGCTGGGGTAAGGCTGTCCTTCGCTGTCCCTGCTGGCGGAGCTGGGTGGCCGCACGGTGGCAATGTTGCACACCGCAGGCGGATCGCACTTGGGGCTCGTTAACTCCGTTTGATTGCGTTTAAAGGAATGCTACCAGAGAGACCTAAAATTTTACATCTCTGTTactcgcttttttttttttttttttttttggtttattttcttggtGATTTGGCCAGATCCGGACCTAGCAAGCTTTCCACCTTTCACCTAATAGAGCTGCATCCTTACCTGGTGGCAGTCAGATCCCACAGCACCCCATTTGCTGGGCTGGTTGAGACAGTGCCTGCAGGACCCAGTGCATTCCTGTGTGATCTGCAGCTCACAAATCGTTTCAACTGATGGATGGATGCACGGACGTGTGCATGTGCGTACATATGTGTGCATGAGCATTAAGCAGCTAATGGGAGCGCACATCACTCAGCtgtcatgcagaaaaaatgctgTTCCCATGCAGTTATATGTAATAATATTGAACAGTTCTTCAGCGTCAGTCATCTTCAAGGTAGTTTATAAATCTGACCAAAAGGTTGAAATACAGGCTGGTGCAAATGGCTTTCTCTGTGGTATTTCTGCTGTTTGGTGTTACTTAGATCCTGTGCAGGAGAAACTGTGTGAGTGGCTTCTGGCTTTCAGGGTGCCCAGTCTGTCACAGTGATCCTGATGTATCTGCAGAAGTaggagatgctgcagctcaTAGTTGAGATAAGTCTGAAATTTGAAATTCACGTGGTTTTGGgctgggaaataaaaaatgcaggTACTCCAAGCAAAGCCTGCCTTTTGGGAGCTCTTGGCTTCAGTGTGTGCAGTCCTTGGTTCTGTGGAAGAAGAATTTTGCCTGCTCTACGTCCTGTTTTGCTCTGTAATTCTTTCTGAGATGGCTTTCCCAgtgcttccctgcagcacttTGTGAGCCTGTTCCACGTTCTCAGAAgaaatgcttaattttaaacatttaaacagAAGTCTTTAACACTTCAGGCTGATGGGGAAAGTACCGTCTTCACCTCTCAGTGTAACTGCGATGACTTGATGCAGAGGATCCTGTGGAGCGGATACTACCAGGAACTCAAACCATATGTTAAGGAATGAAAGACACCCCTGTCTCCTCCAGAAACGTAACGGGGAGATAAGGATGTAATTATCATTAAAAAAGTAGTTTCACTTATTACTGAAACACAGCCGTCTCTGGGGCAGAGGGCAGCGGCTGTTTAATAGTGCTCCACAACGCAGCATAAATGTTCGCAGGAGGAACTGGAGAGGAATGCTGTATCCAGTTAAAACCACAGGGGAAACTTATGTGGTCAGAATGTAATTACTCGGGTTGGAAGTTAGCCAGGAGACAAGCCATATGTTCTGCTCCTAAGGAAAAAAGGCACAGCGAGgccctgcctttttttttttttttttttttttttgtccaaataTTAACTAAAATCTGGGATTGCTTCAATATACAGAGATGCTGATCCATCCCAGCGCGGCCAGCTTGGAATTCAGTGATCATTTACTGGTGTTACCATTGTAAACTTGGGATTCCTTGATTTATGAAGATGTCTTCTGGAAGCAAAGTCGCACGCACTGATTCAGGGCTAAATCAGTATTAGGCCAAAGCTATTTTTCTGGAGTGTGATTATATGGAAGTatgagcatttttttcttcaatgacTGAACCACGCTCTGCTTCCATAGTCTCACACCACTGTAGTTCTGTTTATGTGGGGGATTTGGTGCTTCTCCCCCAAGCACTGTATTCCTGTACAAGAATGGTTCctggttttgctgctgaaattgGAGTGTTGAAATTCTGTAGCACTTCTTAGTACAGTTTGGTTCAAAATAATCTCTGTTGGAAGCATTTCACACATGACTTCATTCAGTAAGAAGTTTATCTGAGTTCAAAGTACAGAGGAGTCACATGGCCCTTACCCGGCCAGGGCCTTGAAGTTCTTGTGCAGTCGTaggattttaaaaacaaggGGCAAAGGGAGCgagggaagaaagagaatgCTGTGCAAAGCTGCTAATGAACACCTCCACACAGATGGTGTAAAGCCAAGCGGCGTagcgcagccctgcagccagcagtgatgTAGCGTGTGctcagctggctgtgctgcaggagtgctgcatgcagccctgcagtgttGGCACAGGCACCCTGCGTGCTGCCACCGTGCTCTTTTCTCAGCTGGTTTTGATGGGTTCACGTGAGTCAGTGAGTTCAGACATCACACAGGATGGAGCGGATCTGGGGCACaaaggcagcagggctgcataTGCTTTGTCTATATAGAATTTGGGACTAATAatcctgcagaagcagcaaaaaaaaaaaaaaaggagaaagaggtaTTTTGTATCAGTGTGTATTACCAGAAGtgtttaagaaaggaaaaaaaaaggaacttagCTGCTTCTTGTTGAGAGTGTCGTTGATTTGTTGGGTATCAGAGCAGTACACATTATCAACTTACTGCAAAATCATTCTTTATAGCTGAAAGACACCTACTGTGTGCATGAATTTTGGAAGGgatggatgttgtgttgaggatGTGTATTGAATGTGTTGGGAAATGTAAGCTAGTGAGAGCTGAATGGTatgtctgcagagctgtgatggtCTGGGAATGTGACGTGCTGAGGGCTGGAAGCGATGCGTTTCAGCTATGTTGTTTCCAGTTTTGCTCCATTAGGGGATCTGAAAATTAGATCCCCTTATTCTACCAAGTCTACACATATGATTAACAAATGTGAGGGCTTCTGCTGATGGCACCGGCACTGTTTATGTGCATGAAGTTAAGCAGATGTGTAAATCTTTGCAGAGTACAGGACTAGAACAGTAACAGCTGCCAAAGATGATTTACTTACTGTAGGAGGCAATGGACTGGCTGCTGTGAAGGATGGTTAATGTTGGAGGAAACCAGACAGATTGGCACCCGCTGTCAGTCTCACAGATATGAGTCTGAGCCAACATGTGGTTGGATGAAAAACATGTAaatagatcatagaatcgtaggatcatttgggttggaaggaacctttaaaggtcgtctggtccaactcccctgcactgaacagggatgcccacagctccagcagatgctcagagcccatccagcctgacgGTGAATATctcaagggatggggcacccaccgtATCTCTGGCGACTTGTCCTGGTGCCTCGACACCCTTATCATAAagaacttttttcttatatccaatttTAATCTCCCCTTTtcgtttgaaaccatttccacttgtcctatcacaacagactccGCTAAcgagtctgtccccttctttcttacagcccacTTTTACATACTGGAAGGCCTCTCTCAGGTCTCactggagtcttctcttctccatgctgaacagtcccagatcTCTGATGTCAGAAAAAAGATGTTGAATGACAGCTCCATATGCCATGATTCTTTGTATACATCTCAAATATATTAGGACCCAAATATGTACTGTTATGACTTCCAACCTTCAGCAGTTCCTGAGCCTGGGGTGAAAGTTCAGCCACTTTTACTGGAATAAAGTGTCATGTGCCTTTGTGTACCAATTCTTTCAAACCTTGAAAGACTTTTCAAAACTGGCAGAagtgaaaagcactgaaattcttTGGAGTAACCTGATTCTGTGAGCCGGATTCCTGTCTCAAGGGCTAAGTTTGAGTTTTGCTAGCAAAGGATTGTCATCTGTAGTTCGTATTTGTTCATATGTCTCTCTTTCAGGTAGAACAACGTTCTTAAACCACATCCAGGaacaatcacagaatatctTATTTTGGAAAGGACCCAAAAGGATCATCGAGTCCCACTCCTGGTTCAGAGAACACTGAAGTGTCTAAGGTAATTCTGCCTTGTTTGGGTGGCTTATACTCACACCTTTCTTCCTGCACATTGCTGATTGTCTCATCACTTATTCACTTCTGCTTTGGCTTCATCCACAGCAGTGCAAAGGGTCTGGTGCTCTAAATCACCACTACCTCAGAAAAACTCACTATTTGGACTGGATGTGGTGGAGTTCTAGCTCATGGCAGTGTTGttacttgttttctgttgtaaaGAGGAAACTGTTTATTTCATAACAGTAAGGACCTTGAACCTGCTTCCTCTTTTGCCAACACAGATGAGAGGAGGGATGGCATCCATGTTAGTGAGATTTGCGTGGATGGATGAGGTGCCTGATCCTGCAGTGTGAAGCTCGATATTACATGGATGGATGATCAGAACCAGACATTTGTGTGCTCAGGTTTCAGGGAGCTGTGTGGGTACAGTAAATAGGAGTTTGCTTTATATTCCTGTCTAACAATCTCCTTAAAGGCTAGCACACCTTTGGTTTGTGAAGGTCAGAAGATATATATGTCCACCTTCTGTGCTAGGAAATACTGTCCTTGAGCCTTCATTCTCCCAGATAccataaaatgaaattgtaacATTTGCTGCAAGGGGTTTTGTGAAATTGTGCACAGTTTTTGAAGTGGAGACTGCTGAAGAGAGTGTGCTATTGAAATGGAAGGCAGAGTGGGAACTTGATGTGTTTTTTATCAGTATCCTAACATCTGACCACCCAACAAGTATTCTGGAAAGAGTATGAAACTACAGCTTTCACTGGACAGAGATGGGTGGCTCAagttttgattattattttttttaattctgacttTTGCCTAAGGATGAATTGCTGAAAGTTTGGTTAGTGGTTTGCCAATTTTTGGACTAAGTTCACACGTTGCAGTAGGTTACTTCTGTGCTTGCATATGGGAACAATCTGACCCCAAGCTTAAAAAGTGTAACCAACCacatcataaaaatgaaaaaatatgtttcattaTTAACTGATTAAAAACTCTGTCTGTCAGTTAGTTTCTAATACatactgaagagaaggaaaaaattttatttaaaaaagagattGCAATTTTCTGGATTGGACAGAggtaaaaacagagaaaatgaaaggcaaatgTTTTCTGGCTTTAGAATATTGtctaaaataaagcaggaaactGTTGAGTCAAGAATAAGCTGTAAGTACCCTACAGCAGGAAATGCCAGCAGCCCTCCTTCATATTTCATGTTCTCTATGCCATCTCGAGATGCATACCGTCACATCCATTTGGATGAAACAGTGAATggcactcctcctcctcctgacACCTGTCCCTGCAATACTCATTTCAGTGGCCTTCCTTACACTCTTCCTACTCACCTCATCAAGGAATGCGAGTGCTCTCCTCCTGATAGCTCTCCACTGGGTGTTGCTCCCGGTAGGCTGTAAAAGTGGGCCATCTCCTTAGTCCTGCTTCAAGGAGGAGATGCTGCAACTTACTGCATTGAAATGCAGACTTGTCTCACAGCAGTGAGAAGTGCAGAAGGGGAATGACAAATAAGGAATGTTCCAGgtttcagagggcgatgactTTAAATGTTAGGATtgcaagaaacagaagaaaaaatataggattttgtttgcttttgatcagtaaaaaaaaaccaaaacaaacaaacaaaaaaaaaacacctttcaaTTGAGTGTAATCACAGTACAGATCCTAGGCTGATAATTTCTTCCCTGTGAATTTATAGACTGTTTCCAGTATGCTTTGACTGTCAAACAATTGGGCAAGTTTCCTCTTAacatatgaaaaagaaagtgacCTTGCTAAGAGCCTCTATTTGTAGACAGAAGGCCAAACAGTAAGTTCAGAggtgaaaaaagaagagagttAGTCTTTTTTAAAGTTAGAATATTTCTGAGTTGGGTTCTATTTAGCTGTCACTTTTTATAGGACTGATGCAGTAAGTGTATAAATCTGACTGTAATGAAACACATGaagcaggcagaaagaagaaatgactgCAAACAGTGACTGTATGGTATGACTGTTAGCACTATACCACTTTGCCGCTTTCCTATTTAAAGTGAAGATGATTATTGGACTGGAAGAGCCATTCTTCATTCTTAGAAAATACCAGTTCAGAAAGTAAATTGAGGTTCAGTGTCAAATGATCAGCATGACTACAGATTGCTTCAGTGAAGATCAGCAGAGCTAGGCTGGTGTCCAGAACTTTTAGGGGAAAGTTTTGCCAGTACTTCTCCTAAGTATTGTAAAAGAGGCAAAAATGTTGATTTGTACTCTTGCATGACCCATGAGCTGTGTACCTTTAGAAAATTGCCCCAATATTCTGTCCAGTCTAATCTCACTTCCAGATGTCAAACTAAAGGgcatttcctttgaaataaatggAGTTGTGCTGGCGTAGAAGCAGAGTAGAGTTCTGGCTACACCCCAGTGATGGCATGAAGCAGGCAAATCAAAACTAGTCAGTGCAATTAGGGGTGAGTACACCTATCACCTCCCCCTTCCAAACCAGCTGCCAAGGCATTCAGATCAAACAGACTGACAAACACTGATTGTGTATCaacaaggaggaggaggaggaggctggaACTAGGTGTTCTTTGGGAATACCCAGGCGTGCCTGTGGGTGTTTTGTCTGTGGGGTTTGGGCCTGGGTGTCCCAGTCAGCCTCCGCTGCCCTTGTGACCTTTGGAGTTATTTACAGAATTGGTCATCAGAGAACCAATAAATAGGACTGTGTGGTGCCTGTTTCCAAATGGCTTGGTGGGGCTCAGATTGTTATTTCAGGCTGGTTGCATCCCTCATCTAGTCATTAAAGCAGGAGAAGAGTGCAGACAGAGCCACTAGTTTTTCTCTATTTAGCTGATCCATGTTCTTTCAACATGCAGATATGAGCATCAGCTAAATAACATGATTCAGAATCTGCTGGTCTCTTGCAGAATAAGACTTTTTATAGCGTAGGAAAATCTGCTTTCAATTTCTATTGTAAGGCGTTATTTTAgtcaatgaaaacaaagtgtGTTTGGGAGGCTGCCTAGAAGACATGTGATTTCAGGGcattgctattttctttttgatgagaaaagaactagcttttttcttctatgtCACGGTTGGATAGAATGATGTATTCAGTGTGGATGATGGGAATTCATTCCGACTCCTTTGATATGTGTAGGGCAGCTCTACATGGCCACTGATTGAATGGGGGAAGCTATTTCTGTGTACAGCACTGAAATCTTTTATTTAGGCTAACTAAAATTCATGTAAACCACCTGAATTCTGTTAGTCTTTTCAAGGTCGGGTAAAAATCACAATGTGAATCTTGTTTCTGGTTACGTGCAGTGTTCAATTTGGGAAGCTGGACATTCGTGTTACTTGCACTGCTGATTAGCCTGGGGTGCAGCGAGGAAGCAAAACTGGAAGTGGATGACAACAAACAGAAGTGTGGGAGTATCATTGGCTGTGAAGTGATTCCTATTTACAGCATAAAGGACTTCCTCTCTCTCCGTTTTCTACCCCCTTCTCCCTTTTGCCAGTGTTAAACTGCAAGAACTGCATGACCTCATTTTGTTTCCTATGTGATTTCTTGACCAAATCTGTTGAGGTTTCCTGTGTTCTCAGCTTGGTGTCTTGTTTAGTGGTAGTAGGCGAACCTCAGAAGGTTCAGATTGCAGATGTAGATCAGATAAGCAGTGAAATTATCTATTCAAATTAAGCCTCAAGGGTCTGCAGTCTCATCCTTCCTGCTTCTGGTTATGTTGAAAATGTCTCAAAGCCTCTCTCTGATATTTCTGTCCAGATATCCCAGACGCTGTGTGAGGTGTGATGTTTGCTGGTATTTTAGAGTGATAAACCTGTGGGTGAGAAAtgtctttcatattttttctttctttgggaTGCGACTATTTCCAAAGTATCCATGCCTGTTCTGCTACAAGACCCTCGTTGCAGGACTTCTAAAACACTTCTACAAATACCAGTGGAATGGGCTGCACATTTCTCTGAGCTGTATCTACAAAGTGACAATACAACTCTTTTTCTGTTCACTGTTCAGAGCAAGAAACTGAGGTACAGGTGAGTTACTGACTGAGCCAGGAAAGAGTCCAGATTCTTCCAGCTTTGCATCAGCAGCAAGGCTAACTTTCCTCACAACAGCAGTTTCTTCCACTGCCCCAGTGCTTGTGTGTGCCAGCTGTTCCCATTCCAAGCCAGATGTGCTGTAGCACAAACCAGAAGTAAATGTTATGGGTAGCCTTTCACATTCCCCTAGATTTGACCCTTAGAGAAATACATCAGATGTATGTCAGCATCACATCTgcaaagagggggaaaaaaaaaaaaacaaacaaaaggctATTTCAGAGAATCCCAGCATCTCCTGCAATCTGCTGAGTCACACAGCACCACCAGGTGAGCAGGTCCTGAGTCAGATCTGACAGCTCATTTGGTTGCCCTTCTAATCAGCATACTGCAGGTATGCTTCTAATTGATATCAATGGCAGGTTCTGGAGTGaggttgttttgttctttgtattgCTGCTTGTGTACGAAATAACAGCCTCATTCTTTCCAGGTATTGCTCTGCTGACTCCTGGGAGTGTGTTTACAATACTCTGCACTATGATACTGCGGTGCTGCCGTCTGCTGTAggccatggctgtgtgcatggTTGATTGCTGGATGTGAAAGATGGTGGCTGTGGTGTAAACCCCTCCCCACCTGCCTAGCACAAACAGGAGGGCTGGATCTCATCGCAGTAGTGGGTGAGCTGGAAGAGTCGGGCTGTTGATTTCCCTTTCCCACAGCCCCAAAGGATGTGGTCTTTTGGGAGTGCACCTCAAGGACTCCATTTCCTTGCGTGCAATTATTTTCTACAAAGCCTAGCCAAGAGGAGGAACTGTatgcttcttcctttctgagTGACACCAGAGTGCTTTCCTGATAACACCCTGCTCTGCTTCTAAGATCAGAGTTggcagaagctctgcagagaaggaggctCTGATCTTTGCTGTCTTCCTATCTGTGGTTGGCTGACACATTACTGAGGTGGATACAAAGCCTCAGAGCGGAGGACATCAGCCTGTTGATTAGGGAGATGTGAATTCAGTTCCCAAGTTAGCACTTGGGCTTAGACCTG is a window of Gallus gallus isolate bGalGal1 chromosome 8, bGalGal1.mat.broiler.GRCg7b, whole genome shotgun sequence DNA encoding:
- the APOBEC4 gene encoding putative C->U-editing enzyme APOBEC-4; this encodes MNPGQKIFQEYLTNQGTVVKPYCWQTWSQTCAKCPYHIRTGEEARVPYAEFLRAFGFPCRTTAHPQTHHLLFYELKSFSGTVVQKGHATSCAEQDNHPESMLFEADGYLDAVIHAYRNIGCITLYSNYSPCNEAYHCCVSKIYNFLLKYPETTLCLYFSQPYHTEDSFPTATWNRQALHSLASLWPQVTLQPLPTGTRCHLLSNFVYGIPGSMLQHPASPPGTLSDRQNPHQINNLRGVKTYCRKAFPQATHGEPAVQQNPKAFSFPHPAFQQPLPVTKGSLPHPVSQSHSVLFPGLFLSSHREHLHPRPVNVVRHLKMPKELISESHYPEALLASRNRQRR